From Musa acuminata AAA Group cultivar baxijiao chromosome BXJ3-8, Cavendish_Baxijiao_AAA, whole genome shotgun sequence, one genomic window encodes:
- the LOC135645848 gene encoding auxin efflux carrier component 6-like isoform X1, translating into MITWEDFYTVMCAMIPLYFAMFLAYGSVKWWKIFTPEQCSGINRFVATFAVPVLSFHFISHNNPYQMDSRFILADTLSKLLVLMAISLWAALSAAFASPRRRGRRLDWVITLFSVGTLPNTLVMGIPLLRAMYGDFTQSLMVQLVVLQCIIWYTLLLFLFEYRAATLLIEDQFPGTAAAAIAKFEIDGDIISLDGRDPIQAESEIDADGRLRVRIRRSTSSAPGSGMSSSLGITPRRLSNVSGAEIFSVNTPARQPQPAPAEQLTVRDITFGYRSASPHPSGYASSDAYSLQPTPRASNFNELEICTPVWVRSPAVAGGVKLAWEGCGGRCGQVDKDVGAGEKDLSFRSTSKFVVRKEDEIEMEGEAEQEMPAALVMLRLILTVVGRKLSRNPNTYSSILGLLWSLISFKWDISMPSLLKESIKIISDAGLGMAMFSLGLFMALQPRIIACGPKMAAISMAIRFLSGPTVMSAASMAVGLRGVRLHTAIVQAALPQGIVPFVFAREYGLHPDILSTGVIFGMLVSLPVTLLYYILLGL; encoded by the exons ATGATCACCTGGGAGGACTTTTACACCGTGATGTGCGCCATGATCCCCCTCTACTTCGCCATGTTCCTCGCCTACGGCTCCGTGAAGTGGTGGAAGATCTTCACACCGGAGCAGTGCTCCGGCATCAACCGCTTCGTCGCCACCTTCGCCGTCCCCGTCCTCTCATTCCACTTCATCTCCCACAACAACCCCTACCAGATGGACTCCCGCTTCATCCTCGCTGACACCCTCTCCAAGCTCCTCGTCCTCATGGCCATCTCCCTCTGGGCCGCCCTGTCGGCCGCCTTCGCCAGCCCCCGTCGCCGCGGCCGCCGCCTCGACTGGGTCATCACCCTCTTCTCCGTCGGTACGCTCCCCAACACTCTGGTGATGGGCATCCCCCTCCTCCGCGCCATGTACGGCGACTTCACCCAGAGCCTCATGGTTCAGCTGGTCGTCCTGCAGTGCATCATCTG GTACACTCTTCTGCTCTTCCTCTTCGAATACCGTGCGGCCACGCTACTCATCGAGGATCAATTCCCGGGTACGGCGGCGGCCGCCATTGCCAAGTTCGAGATAGACGGCGACATCATCTCACTTGACGGGCGAGACCCGATCCAGGCGGAGTCGGAGATCGACGCGGACGGCCGCCTCCGAGTACGCATCCGACGGTCCACTTCGTCCGCGCCGGGCTCGGGCATGTCGTCTTCGCTCGGCATCACGCCACGCCGCCTGTCGAACGTATCCGGCGCAGAGATATTCTCGGTAAACACGCCGGCCAGGCAGCCGCAGCCGGCGCCGGCGGAGCAGCTCACGGTGCGAGACATCACGTTTGGGTACCGGTCCGCGAGCCCGCACCCGTCAGGGTACGCGTCCTCCGACGCGTACTCGCTGCAGCCCACGCCGCGGGCGTCCAACTTCAACGAGCTGGAGATCTGCACGCCGGTGTGGGTGCGGTCGCCGGCGGTGGCTGGGGGAGTGAAGCTGGCGTGGGAGGGCTGTGGAGGACGATGCGGACAAGTCGACAAGGATGTCGGGG CAGGGGAGAAAGATCTAAGCTTTAGGAGCACCTCAAAGTTTGTGGTTCGCAAAGAAGACGAGATAGAGATGGAGGGAGAAGCTGAGCAAGAGATGCCGGCCGCGCTGGTCATGCTGAGGCTCATCCTCACCGTCGTCGGCCGGAAGCTCTCCCGCAACCCGAACACATACTCCAGCATATTAGGCCTTCTCTGGTCTCTGATCTCGTTCAA GTGGGATATCAGCATGCCAAGTCTGCTAAAGGAGTCCATTAAAATTATCTCAGATGCAGGCCTTGGCATGGCCATGTTCAGCCTTG GATTGTTCATGGCTCTGCAACCAAGGATCATTGCCTGTGGGCCAAAGATGGCAGCCATAAGCATGGCGATTCGGTTCCTTAGCGGACCCACGGTGATGTCAGCTGCATCCATGGCGGTGGGATTAAGAGGAGTGAGGCTGCACACAGCCATCGTGCAG GCAGCTCTTCCTCAAGGGATCGTGCCTTTCGTCTTCGCCAGAGAATATGGACTGCACCCTGATATCTTGAGCACTGG GGTCATCTTTGGGATGCTTGTCTCCTTGCCTGTAACCCTACTTTACTACATTCTCTTGGGTCTGTGA
- the LOC135645848 gene encoding auxin efflux carrier component 6-like isoform X2, translated as MITWEDFYTVMCAMIPLYFAMFLAYGSVKWWKIFTPEQCSGINRFVATFAVPVLSFHFISHNNPYQMDSRFILADTLSKLLVLMAISLWAALSAAFASPRRRGRRLDWVITLFSVGTLPNTLVMGIPLLRAMYGDFTQSLMVQLVVLQCIIWYTLLLFLFEYRAATLLIEDQFPGTAAAAIAKFEIDGDIISLDGRDPIQAESEIDADGRLRVRIRRSTSSAPGSGMSSSLGITPRRLSNVSGAEIFSVNTPARQPQPAPAEQLTVRDITFGYRSASPHPSGYASSDAYSLQPTPRASNFNELEICTPVWVRSPAVAGGVKLAWEGCGGRCGQVDKDVGGEKDLSFRSTSKFVVRKEDEIEMEGEAEQEMPAALVMLRLILTVVGRKLSRNPNTYSSILGLLWSLISFKWDISMPSLLKESIKIISDAGLGMAMFSLGLFMALQPRIIACGPKMAAISMAIRFLSGPTVMSAASMAVGLRGVRLHTAIVQAALPQGIVPFVFAREYGLHPDILSTGVIFGMLVSLPVTLLYYILLGL; from the exons ATGATCACCTGGGAGGACTTTTACACCGTGATGTGCGCCATGATCCCCCTCTACTTCGCCATGTTCCTCGCCTACGGCTCCGTGAAGTGGTGGAAGATCTTCACACCGGAGCAGTGCTCCGGCATCAACCGCTTCGTCGCCACCTTCGCCGTCCCCGTCCTCTCATTCCACTTCATCTCCCACAACAACCCCTACCAGATGGACTCCCGCTTCATCCTCGCTGACACCCTCTCCAAGCTCCTCGTCCTCATGGCCATCTCCCTCTGGGCCGCCCTGTCGGCCGCCTTCGCCAGCCCCCGTCGCCGCGGCCGCCGCCTCGACTGGGTCATCACCCTCTTCTCCGTCGGTACGCTCCCCAACACTCTGGTGATGGGCATCCCCCTCCTCCGCGCCATGTACGGCGACTTCACCCAGAGCCTCATGGTTCAGCTGGTCGTCCTGCAGTGCATCATCTG GTACACTCTTCTGCTCTTCCTCTTCGAATACCGTGCGGCCACGCTACTCATCGAGGATCAATTCCCGGGTACGGCGGCGGCCGCCATTGCCAAGTTCGAGATAGACGGCGACATCATCTCACTTGACGGGCGAGACCCGATCCAGGCGGAGTCGGAGATCGACGCGGACGGCCGCCTCCGAGTACGCATCCGACGGTCCACTTCGTCCGCGCCGGGCTCGGGCATGTCGTCTTCGCTCGGCATCACGCCACGCCGCCTGTCGAACGTATCCGGCGCAGAGATATTCTCGGTAAACACGCCGGCCAGGCAGCCGCAGCCGGCGCCGGCGGAGCAGCTCACGGTGCGAGACATCACGTTTGGGTACCGGTCCGCGAGCCCGCACCCGTCAGGGTACGCGTCCTCCGACGCGTACTCGCTGCAGCCCACGCCGCGGGCGTCCAACTTCAACGAGCTGGAGATCTGCACGCCGGTGTGGGTGCGGTCGCCGGCGGTGGCTGGGGGAGTGAAGCTGGCGTGGGAGGGCTGTGGAGGACGATGCGGACAAGTCGACAAGGATGTCGGGG GGGAGAAAGATCTAAGCTTTAGGAGCACCTCAAAGTTTGTGGTTCGCAAAGAAGACGAGATAGAGATGGAGGGAGAAGCTGAGCAAGAGATGCCGGCCGCGCTGGTCATGCTGAGGCTCATCCTCACCGTCGTCGGCCGGAAGCTCTCCCGCAACCCGAACACATACTCCAGCATATTAGGCCTTCTCTGGTCTCTGATCTCGTTCAA GTGGGATATCAGCATGCCAAGTCTGCTAAAGGAGTCCATTAAAATTATCTCAGATGCAGGCCTTGGCATGGCCATGTTCAGCCTTG GATTGTTCATGGCTCTGCAACCAAGGATCATTGCCTGTGGGCCAAAGATGGCAGCCATAAGCATGGCGATTCGGTTCCTTAGCGGACCCACGGTGATGTCAGCTGCATCCATGGCGGTGGGATTAAGAGGAGTGAGGCTGCACACAGCCATCGTGCAG GCAGCTCTTCCTCAAGGGATCGTGCCTTTCGTCTTCGCCAGAGAATATGGACTGCACCCTGATATCTTGAGCACTGG GGTCATCTTTGGGATGCTTGTCTCCTTGCCTGTAACCCTACTTTACTACATTCTCTTGGGTCTGTGA
- the LOC135645850 gene encoding glycolipid transfer protein 3-like, whose amino-acid sequence MERGGAQKEDMRQGWSCIRLAVEELSLFKPEEKKMSTLAFLGASNLLLHVLDKIGPTMMVLRRDILRNIERLEETYMLDPNLYSSLEEIVQKEVVGEGSARQDDSCCRSILWLARSITFSLTLLDKLDKNPESSLEQVVEETYNGTLKPWHGWISSAAYKVAIKLVPGREMLIGLLMGQEQDYNDLKQDIKKYASVIQPLLDDTHQLLRTHELDRLKSA is encoded by the exons ATGGAGAGAGGTGGAGCTCAAAAAGAAGACATGAGGCAGGGGTGGTCATGCATCAGGTTGGCTGTGGAGGAGCTGTCCTTGTTCAAGCCCGAGGAGAAGAAGATGTCCACCTTGGCCTTTCTGGGCGCCTCTAATCTGCTCCTCCATGTCCTTG ACAAGATTGGACCAACAATGATGGTGCTAAGGCGAGACATACTACGAAATATCGAG AGACTGGAAGAGACATACATGTTGGATCCAAATCTGTATTCAAGTTTGGAAGAGATAGTGCAGAAAGAGGTGGTGGGTGAAGGTTCTGCAAGACAAGATGATAGCTGTTGCAGATCTATCCTATGGCTTGCGAG GTCGATAACTTTCAGCTTAACTTTGTTGGATAAGTTAGATAAGAACCCTGAGTCAAGCCTCGAACAAGTGGTGGAAGAGACCTACAATGGCACATTGAAGCCATGGCATGGTTGGATATCCTCAGCTGCTTACAAG gTGGCCATCAAGCTCGTTCCGGGGAGAGAAATGCTCATCGGATTGCTGATGGGCCAAGAACAAGATTACAATGACCTGAAACAAGACATCAAGAAGTATGCCTCAGTGATCCAGCCTCTTCTGGATGACACACACCAACTCTTG AGAACGCATGAATTGGACAGGCTGAAGTCTGCCTGA